The Pseudomonas sp. TH06 genome contains the following window.
AGGCCTCGAAGGCTTCGAAGACCACGCTTTCGCGACCCTTTCCGGCGGCGAAAAACAGCGTGTGATTCTTGCCCGCGCCCTGACCCAGCAACCGCAACTGCTGATCCTCGACGAGCCGACCAACCACCTCGACCCGCGCTATCAGCTCGAACTGCTGCAACTGGTCAAACGCCTGCAGATCGGCACGCTGGCCAGCATTCACGACCTGAACCTCGCGGCCGCCTTCTGCGACCGACTCTATGTGATCAACCACGGTCGCATCGTCGCCAGCGGCACACCTCGAGAAGTCCTCACCACCGAACTGCTGCGCGACGTTTTCGGCGTCGAGGCATTGATCGACTCCCACCCCATTCACAGCTACCCGCGAATCACCTGGATAACCCGACCATGACTGTGCGTTCCCTGCTTTGCGTCGCTCTTTTGTTGTGCAGTGCCCAGGCCTTGGCCGAGGCCACGAAGTACCCGCTGACCATTCAAAGTTGCAATCGCGAAGTGACCTTCAAGGCAGCGCCGAAACACGCAGTCAGCCACGACATCAACATGACCCAGATGATGCTCGCCCTCGGCCTCAAGTCGCGAATGGCCGGTTACAGCGGCGTCAGTGGCTGGAAGTCGGTGACACCCGAAATGCAGTCGCTGCTCGACGGTCTGCCGGAGCTGGCAGCGAAATATCCGTCGGTGGAAACCCTGCTCAATGCCAACGTCGACTTCTTCTTCGCCGGTTGGGATTACGGCATGCGCGTCGGCGGCGATCTCACCCCGCAAACCCTGCAACCGCTGGGCATCAACGTGTATGAGTTGACCGAGTCCTGCGCGTTCGTGATGAAGCGCCCGGCGGCGACGCTGGACGACACCTACAACGATCTGCGCAACCTCGGCAAAATCTTCGACGTGCAGGACCGCGCCAATGCGCTGATCGCCCAGATGCAGGCGCAAGTCGCCGCAGTGCGCAAAGACCTGCCCGCCGCCAAGCCGCGGGTTTTCCTCTATGACAGCGGCGAAGACCGCGCCATGACCTCCGGCCGCCTCGGCATGCCACAGGCGCTGATCGATGCCGCTGGCGGGCGCAATATTCTCGACGACGTCGACGCGAGCTGGACGCGGGTCAACTGGGAGACCGTGGTCGAGCATAATCCGCAGGTCATCGTCATCGTCGACTACAGCGAAATCACTGCCGAGCAGAAGATTGAATTTCTGCTGAACAACAAAGCCCTGCAATCGGTGGACGCGATCAAGAACCAGCGCTTCATCGTCATTCCGTATGTGCAGGCCACCCCGGGGATCGACAACGTACTGGCGGTGGAAACACTGGCCAAAGGTTTCCACGGCGAATGATCAACCGTCGCTACGCCCTGTTGCTGATCGCCCTCGGCGCCGTGTTGCTGGTGTCGTGCGTGGTGTCGCTCGGCTTCGGTCCTGCGCGGGTGCCAGTGGACGTGGTGTGGCGGATTTTGCTGCACAAGGCTTTTGGCATTGGCGAGGTCGACTGGAGCGCCGGGCAGGAACACATCGTCTGGCTGATCCGCGTGCCGCGCATGTTGCTTGGCGCGCTGGTGGGCGCCGGACTGGCGCTGATCGGCGCGGTGTTGCAAGCGGTGACGCGCAATCCTCTGGCCGATCCTCATCTGCTTGGCGTTACGTCGGGGGCGACATTGGGCGCGGTGATCGTGGTGTTGCATGTCGGCGAAATCATCGGCCTGCTGACCTTGCCGATTGCCGCATTCATCGGCGCCCTGCTGAGCATGTTGGTGGTGCTGGCGATTGCCAGTCGACATGGCCGGCTCGACAGTGACCGCCTGTTGTTGTGCGGTGTGGCGGTGTCGTTCGTGATGATGGCGATCGCCAATCTGCTGTTGTTCATGGGCGACCATCGCGCCAGTTCAGCGGTGATGTTCTGGATGCTCGGCGGCCTCGGTCTGGCACGTTGGGAATTGCTCGCGGTGCCGGCAGCGAGCGTGCTGCTCGGGTTGCTCTTGCTGCTGGGCATGGCCCGCCCATTGAACGCGCTGATGGCCGGCGAACAGACCGCCGTCACCCTCGGTCTGAATGCTCGCTCGGTGCGCTTGCGGGTCTTTGTCATCGCCTCGTTGATGACCGGTGTGCTGGTGTCGATCAGCGGCTCGATCGGTTTTGTCGGGCTGATGGTGCCGCACATTGCGCGGCGCCTGGTGGGTGCCGAGCACCGGCGATTGCTGCCGGCGTGCGTGTTGCTGGGCAGTGTGTTTCTGATCTGGGTCGACGTCGCCGCTCGCACGATGATCGCCCCCGAAGACCTGCCCATCGGCGTCGCCACTGCTGCCATCGGCGGTCTGTTTTTCATCGGCCTGATGCGCCGCCGCTAAGCCACACCCTCTCCCCTCCTACAGGGATCGGTTGCGCCCCAATCTGGCGCGGCCGCCTGCACCAACGCTCCACGAGCGTTCCTTCATGGTGCATCGCGACCACGCACAACCGCTCTAAACCGACGTTTTCCTGCCCATCCCCGACCGGGCACAGCCCTTGCAAAACACAGCTTCAGTCGTCCGCATCTGCCAACCATAAAAAACTTTAACGTTCATGGAGATCGCACAATGAAGCGTCGCAGTTTGATCAAGGCTTTCACACTCACGGCATCCATTGCCGCGATGGGCATGACCTGGACTGTCCAGGCCGCCGAGACCATCAAGGTCGGTATCCTGCATTCGTTGTCCGGCACCATGGCGATCTCTGAAACGTCGCTCAAGGACATGGCGCTGATGACCATCGACGAGATCAACGCCAAGGGCGGCGTCAACGGCAAGATGCTCGAGCCGGTGGTGGTCGACCCGGCGTCGAACTGGCCGCTGTTCGCTGAAAAGGGCCGGCAGTTACTGACTCAGGACAAGGTCGCCGTGGTGTTCGGCTGCTGGACGTCGGTGTCGCGTAAATCGGTGTTGCCGGTGTTCGAAGAGCTCAACGGTCTGCTGTTCTACCCGGTGCAGTACGAAGGCGAAGAGATGTCGCCGAACGTCTTCTACACCGGCGCCGCGCCGAACCAGCAAGCGATCCCGGCGGTTGAATACCTGATGAGCGAAGAAGGCGGCAGCGCCAAGCGCTACTTCCTGCTCGGCACCGACTACGTCTACCCGCGCACCACCAACAAGATCCTGCGTTCGTTCCTGCATTCCAAAGGCGTGGCCGACAAGGACATCGAAGAGGTCTACACCCCGTTCGGTCACAGCGACTATCAAACCATCGTCGCCAACATCAAGAAATTCTCCGCTGGCGGCAAGACAGCCGTTATTTCCACCGTCAACGGCGACTCCAACGTGCCGTTCTATAAAGAGCTGGCCAACCAGGGCCTGAAAGCCACCGACGTTCCAGTCGTGGCGTTCTCCGTCGGTGAAGAAGAACTGCGCGGCATCGACACCAAACCGCTGGTGGGCAACCTCGCAGCGTGGAACTACTTCGAGTCGGTGGAGAACCCGCAGAACAAGAAATTCGTCGCTGACTGGAAAGCCTACGCGAAGAAACACAACCTGCCGGGCGCCGACAAAGCCGTGACCAACGACCCGATGGAAGCCACGTATGTCGGCATCCACATGTGGGCGCAAGCGGTGGAGAAAGCCAAGTCCACCGACGTCGACAAAGTCCGCGAAGCCCTCGCCGGCCAGACCTTCGCCGCGCCGTCGGGCTACACGCTGACCATGGACAAGACCAATCACCACCTGCACAAACCGGTGATGATCGGCGAGATCCAGGCCGATGGTCAGTTCAACGTGGTGTGGCAGACCGAAGGCCCGATCCGTGCGCAGCCTTGGAGCCCGTTTATCGATGGCAACGACAAGAAGCCGGATTATGCGGTGAAGAGCAACTGAGCCACTGGCTGTCGGACTGATACGTTTTTTCAGTCCGACACAATCCCCTGTAGGAGCGAGCCTTTGTGGCGAGGGGATTTATCCCCGATGGGTTGCGTAGCAGCCCCAAATCCAGCAGTCGCGGTGTCTCAGATTGATCGCATCGACTGATTTTGCGACTGCTTCGCAGCCGATCGGGGATAAATCCCCTCCCCACAAAGGCTCGCTCCCACAATGTCCGCGTCAAGGCGACTGACTATGCCCACTGCCATCTACCGTTTGCTTCTCGCCATTGCACTGTTGTTGCCGATGCTGGCCCACGCCGGAGATGCCGAAGACTTCGTCGCGGCCAATCCCGTGCAGCAGGCAAAACTGCTCGAAGCCTGGGCCGCGCAGCCCGATCCGGCCCGTATCGAACTGATCAACGCCCTGCAACAAGGCGAATTGACCGTCGACGGCCAACCCAAAACCCTGCGTCTGAACAACCGCCTGCGGGGTCTGATCGACACCGCCATGGCCAGCCACCAATTGCTCGCCGTCGACGCCAAAATCCGTCTGAGTGCTGCGCAGCAATTGCAGAAAAGCGCGAAACCCGCGCAGCTGAAATTCCTCGACCAGCAACTGGCTGGCGAAAAAGATCAAAGCGTTCACGCCGCCCTGAGCCTGGCGCTGGCCAATCTGCAACTGGTCGACAGCGACCCATCGGTGCGCCTCGCCGCCGTGCGTCTGCTTGGCGAAACCGGCGATCCACTGGCACGTACGCGCCTCGAAGGTTTGCTCGAACCCGGCGTCGAAACCGACGCCAATGTGCGCACCGCCGCCGAAACCAGCCTCGCCCAAGTCAAACGCAAACTGCTGATCGGCGAGATCCTTGGTCAAGCCTTCAGCGGCATGTCGCTCGGTTCGATTCTGCTGCTCGCGGCGCTCGGTCTGGCGATCACCTTCGGCCTGCTCGGGGTGATCAACATGGCCCACGGCGAGATGCTGATGCTCGGCGCCTACTCGACGTATGTGGTGCAACTGATGTTCCAGCGTTATGCACCGCAGGCGATCGAGTTCTATCCGCTGATCGCCTTGCCGGTGGCGTTTTTCGTCACCGCGGCGATCGGCATGGCGCTGGAGCGCACGGTGATTCGTCACCTCTACGGCCGCCCACTGGAAACCCTGCTCGCCACCTGGGGCATCAGCCTGATGTTGATTCAGCTTGTCCGTTTGTTGTTCGGCGCGCAGAACGTCGAAGTGGCGAACCCGGCGTGGCTGTCCGGCGGGATTCAGGTGTTGCCGAACCTGGTGCTGCCGTACAACCGCATCGTCATCATCGCTTTCGCCTTGTTTGTGGTGGTGCTGACCTGGTTGCTGCTGAACAAGACTCGCCTCGGCCTTAACGTCCGCGCGGTCACCCAGAACCGCAACATGGCCGCCTGCTGCGGCGTACCCACCGGACGCGTCGACATGCTCGCGTTCGGCCTCGGTTCGGGCATCGCCGGCCTTGGTGGTGTGGCGCTGAGCCAGATCGGTAACGTCGGCCCGGACCTCGGTCAGAGCTACATCATCGACTCGTTCCTGGTGGTGGTACTTGGCGGCGTCGGTCAACTGGCCGGCAGCGTGCTCGCCGCGTTCGGTCTCGGTATCGCCAACAAGATTCTTGAACCGCAGATCGGTGCGGTGCTCGGCAAGATCCTGATCCTCGCGCTGATCATTCTGTTTATCCAGAAACGTCCGCAAGGCCTCTTCGCACTGAAAGGACGGGTGATCGACTGATGAACCAGCCCCTGTTAGTCACGGCCACACAAAAGGCCGGGCCGAAAGTCACGATGGCCGTGGGTGGGGTGATTCTCGCCCTGCTGATTGCCCTGCCGTTGCTGTCGTTGTTACCCGCAGAAAGTGCCCTGCATGTCTCGGCCTACACCTTGACGCTGGTCGGCAAAATCCTCTGCTATGCCATCGTCGCCCTCGCGCTGGATCTGGTCTGGGGATACGCCGGTCTGCTGTCGCTGGGCCACGGCGTGTTCTTCGCGCTCGGCGGGTATGCGATGGGCATGTACCTGATGCGTCAGGCCGCCGGTGACGGCTTGCCGGCGTTCATGACCTTCCTGTCCTGGAGCGAATTGCCGTGGTACTGGACCGGCACCAGCAGCTTCGTCTGGGCGATGTGTCTGGTGGTGCTGGCGCCGGGATTGCTCGCACTGGTGTTCGGTTTCTTCGCCTTCCGTTCGCGGATCAAAGGCGTGTATTTCTCGATCATGACCCAAGCCCTGACCTTCGCCGGGATGCTCTTGTTCTTCCGCAACGAAACCGGGTTCGGCGGCAACAACGGCTTCACCAATTTCCGCACGATCCTTGGTTTCGGCATCACCGAACCGGGCACCCGCGCGGTGCTGTTTCTGGCGACCGTGTTGCTGCTCGTGGCGAGTCTGTTCATCGGCTGGCGTCTGGCGCGGAGCAAGTTCGGACGGGTGCTGACGGCCCTGCGCGATGCGGAAAACCGCTTGATGTTCTGCGGCTACGATCCACGCGGTTTCAAGCTGTTCGTCTGGGTCTTGAGCGCGGTGTTGTGTGGTCTGGCCGGGGCGCTGTACGTGCCACAGGTCGGGATCATCAACCCGAGTGAAATGTCACCGACCAACTCCATCGAAGCCGCTGTGTGGGTGGCCCTCGGCGGTCGCGGCACTTTGATCGGGCCGTTGCTCGGTGCCGGCGTGGTCAACGGTATGAAGAGCTGGTTCACCGTGGCTTTCCCGGAATACTGGCTGTTCTTCCTTGGCGCGCTGTTCATTGTCGTGACGCTGTACCTGCCCAAAGGCGTGATTGGCCTGCTGAAGAAACGAGGTGAGCAATGAGAGTCACAGCGAGCGCTGAATTCATGCTGGAGCCAGCCTTCTTCCCCGTCGAACCGAACAAGGATGCCGGCACCAGTCGCGACTCCATCGGTCTCGGCCAAAGCGCCGGCCCGGGGCTCGACACCCGCCACGGCACGATCCTGACCCTGGAGGACATCAGCGTCAGCTTCGACGGCTTCCGCGCCTTGAACAACCTCAATCTGTACATCGGCGTCGGCGAACTGCGCTGCATCATCGGCCCCAACGGCGCAGGCAAAACCACGTTGATGGACGTGATTACCGGCAAGACTCGCCCAAGTCACGGCAAGGCCTGGTTCGGCGAAACCCTCGACCTGACGCAGATGAGCGAAGTGCAGATCGCCCAGGCCGGTATCGGTCGCAAGTTCCAGAAACCGACAGTGTTCGAAGCCCTGAGCGTGTTTGAAAATCTCGAACTGGCGCAGAAGACCGACAAATCGGTCTGGGCCAGTTTGCGTGCGCGCCTGAGCGGCGAGCAGCGAGACCGTATCAGCGAAGTGCTGGAGACCATTCGCCTGACAACGTCGGTCAATCGTGCAGCGGGCCTATTGTCCCACGGTCAAAAGCAGTTTCTGGAAATCGGCATGTTGCTGATGCAGGACCCGCAACTATTGCTGCTCGACGAACCGGTGGCCGGCATGACCGACGCCGAAACCGAGTTCACTGCCGAGTTGTTCAAGAGCCTGGCCGGCAAACATTCGCTGATGGTGGTGGAACATGACATGGGTTTTGTCGGCTCGATTGCCGACCACGTCACCGTGCTGCACCAGGGCAGCGTGCTGGCCGAAGGTTCGCTGGAACAGGTGCAGGCCGATGAGCGAGTGATCGAGGTCTATTTAGGCCGCTGAACTGCAAACACTTATCAAAACTGTAGGAGTGAGCCTGCTCGCGATAGCGGTATATCAGACAAACAAATGTTGAACGACACACCGCTATCGCGAGCAGGCTCACTCCTACAGAAGGATTTGAGGAGAATTTGAGAATGCTGCAAGTCGACAAGCTGCATCAGTATTACGGCGGTAGCCACATCCTGCGCGGCCTCAGCTTTGAGGTGAAGGTCGGCGAAGTCACTTGCCTGCTCGGCCGTAACGGCGTCGGTAAGACCACGCTGCTCAAATGCCTGATGGGGCTGTTGCCGGCCAAGGAAGGCGCGGTGAATTGGGAAGGCAAACCGATCACTTCGTTCAAGCCGCATCAGCGCGTGCACGCCGGAATCGCCTATGTGCCGCAGGGTCGAGAGATCTTCGGACGGCTGACCGTGGAAGAAAATCTGCTGATGGGTTTGTCACGCTTTCCCGGTAGCGAAGCGAAAGAAGTACCAAGTTTCATCTACGAATTGTTCCCGGTACTGCTACAAATGAAGCAGCGTCGCGGCGGCGATCTGTCCGGAGGGCAACAACAGCAACTGGCGATTGGCCGCGCACTGGCCAGCCGTCCACGTCTGCTGATCCTCGACGAACCCACCGAAGGCATTCAACCCTCGGTGATCAAGGAGATCGGCGCGGTGATCAAGCAGCTCGCGGCACGCGGCGACATGGCGATTCTGCTGGTGGAACAGTTTTACGACTTCGCCGCTGAACTGGCCGATCAATACCTGGTGATGTCTCGGGGCGAGATCGTGCAGCAGGGGCGCGGTGAAAATATGGAGGCCGAAGGTGTGCGCGGGCTGGTAACGATCTAGTACAACGAACTAATCTGTAGCTTCCTAACGATAATTACAAACCATGAATTCGACTGTTTCACCTGCCCTGTTTACCCCGAGCTGGCACGCCGAGCTGGAACTGGCCTACGCCCGTTTCGGCGATTGCACGCGCCCGGTCATGCGTCGACACCTCGGCCCGCTGCGGGTACAGAAGCATCTGTACGCCGAAGGCCCCGAAGTCTGCCAACACATCATCGTCCACCCACCGGGCGGGATTGCCGGCGGCGACCGACTGGACATCAGCGCGCGGGTAGAACAGGACGCCTGGGCGCAGATCACCAGCCCCGGCGCAGCCAAGTGGTATCGCGCCGCAGGGCCTGCTTATCAGAAGCTCGACTTGCACATCGCTGCCGGCGCGACACTGGAATGGCTGCCGCAAGAGACCATCGTCTACAGCGCCGCCCAGGCCGAACTGAGCACCTCGATTGATCTGGAAGGTGACGCCCGGCTGTTCTACTGGGACGTGGTGGCGCTGGGTCGCCCGGCCAGTGGTGAACGGTTCGACCTCGGGCATTTCCAGGCGCATCTGGATATTCGCCGCGACGGTCGATTGCTCTGGCATGAACGCCAGCGCATTGTCGGGAATGACGGTTTGCTCGATTCGCCGATTGGTCTGGATGGTCACCCGGTGTTTGCGACGCTGCTGGTGACCGGTGAAATTGATGCTGAACTGCTGGAGCGCTGCCGCTCGCTGAATCATGAAGTACGCGGCGATCTGACCCAGTTGCCGGGGTTGTTGATCGCCCGCTGCCTGGCGAGTGAAGCGCTGTTGGCGCGGGGCTGGCTGATCGACCTGTGGCGCCTGCTGCGCCCGGCCCTGCTCGGCCGCGAGGCTCAGCCCCCACGAATCTGGAATACCTGAAATGCATTCCCCTGTAGGAGTTGCCGAAGGCTGCGATCTGTTGATCTTGCTTGTGAAAATCAACATCAAAAGATCGCAGC
Protein-coding sequences here:
- a CDS encoding urease accessory protein UreD, which encodes MNSTVSPALFTPSWHAELELAYARFGDCTRPVMRRHLGPLRVQKHLYAEGPEVCQHIIVHPPGGIAGGDRLDISARVEQDAWAQITSPGAAKWYRAAGPAYQKLDLHIAAGATLEWLPQETIVYSAAQAELSTSIDLEGDARLFYWDVVALGRPASGERFDLGHFQAHLDIRRDGRLLWHERQRIVGNDGLLDSPIGLDGHPVFATLLVTGEIDAELLERCRSLNHEVRGDLTQLPGLLIARCLASEALLARGWLIDLWRLLRPALLGREAQPPRIWNT
- the urtC gene encoding urea ABC transporter permease subunit UrtC, whose translation is MNQPLLVTATQKAGPKVTMAVGGVILALLIALPLLSLLPAESALHVSAYTLTLVGKILCYAIVALALDLVWGYAGLLSLGHGVFFALGGYAMGMYLMRQAAGDGLPAFMTFLSWSELPWYWTGTSSFVWAMCLVVLAPGLLALVFGFFAFRSRIKGVYFSIMTQALTFAGMLLFFRNETGFGGNNGFTNFRTILGFGITEPGTRAVLFLATVLLLVASLFIGWRLARSKFGRVLTALRDAENRLMFCGYDPRGFKLFVWVLSAVLCGLAGALYVPQVGIINPSEMSPTNSIEAAVWVALGGRGTLIGPLLGAGVVNGMKSWFTVAFPEYWLFFLGALFIVVTLYLPKGVIGLLKKRGEQ
- a CDS encoding iron ABC transporter permease; its protein translation is MINRRYALLLIALGAVLLVSCVVSLGFGPARVPVDVVWRILLHKAFGIGEVDWSAGQEHIVWLIRVPRMLLGALVGAGLALIGAVLQAVTRNPLADPHLLGVTSGATLGAVIVVLHVGEIIGLLTLPIAAFIGALLSMLVVLAIASRHGRLDSDRLLLCGVAVSFVMMAIANLLLFMGDHRASSAVMFWMLGGLGLARWELLAVPAASVLLGLLLLLGMARPLNALMAGEQTAVTLGLNARSVRLRVFVIASLMTGVLVSISGSIGFVGLMVPHIARRLVGAEHRRLLPACVLLGSVFLIWVDVAARTMIAPEDLPIGVATAAIGGLFFIGLMRRR
- the urtA gene encoding urea ABC transporter substrate-binding protein, translating into MKRRSLIKAFTLTASIAAMGMTWTVQAAETIKVGILHSLSGTMAISETSLKDMALMTIDEINAKGGVNGKMLEPVVVDPASNWPLFAEKGRQLLTQDKVAVVFGCWTSVSRKSVLPVFEELNGLLFYPVQYEGEEMSPNVFYTGAAPNQQAIPAVEYLMSEEGGSAKRYFLLGTDYVYPRTTNKILRSFLHSKGVADKDIEEVYTPFGHSDYQTIVANIKKFSAGGKTAVISTVNGDSNVPFYKELANQGLKATDVPVVAFSVGEEELRGIDTKPLVGNLAAWNYFESVENPQNKKFVADWKAYAKKHNLPGADKAVTNDPMEATYVGIHMWAQAVEKAKSTDVDKVREALAGQTFAAPSGYTLTMDKTNHHLHKPVMIGEIQADGQFNVVWQTEGPIRAQPWSPFIDGNDKKPDYAVKSN
- the urtD gene encoding urea ABC transporter ATP-binding protein UrtD, with translation MRVTASAEFMLEPAFFPVEPNKDAGTSRDSIGLGQSAGPGLDTRHGTILTLEDISVSFDGFRALNNLNLYIGVGELRCIIGPNGAGKTTLMDVITGKTRPSHGKAWFGETLDLTQMSEVQIAQAGIGRKFQKPTVFEALSVFENLELAQKTDKSVWASLRARLSGEQRDRISEVLETIRLTTSVNRAAGLLSHGQKQFLEIGMLLMQDPQLLLLDEPVAGMTDAETEFTAELFKSLAGKHSLMVVEHDMGFVGSIADHVTVLHQGSVLAEGSLEQVQADERVIEVYLGR
- a CDS encoding ABC transporter substrate-binding protein, whose product is MTVRSLLCVALLLCSAQALAEATKYPLTIQSCNREVTFKAAPKHAVSHDINMTQMMLALGLKSRMAGYSGVSGWKSVTPEMQSLLDGLPELAAKYPSVETLLNANVDFFFAGWDYGMRVGGDLTPQTLQPLGINVYELTESCAFVMKRPAATLDDTYNDLRNLGKIFDVQDRANALIAQMQAQVAAVRKDLPAAKPRVFLYDSGEDRAMTSGRLGMPQALIDAAGGRNILDDVDASWTRVNWETVVEHNPQVIVIVDYSEITAEQKIEFLLNNKALQSVDAIKNQRFIVIPYVQATPGIDNVLAVETLAKGFHGE
- the urtB gene encoding urea ABC transporter permease subunit UrtB, translating into MPTAIYRLLLAIALLLPMLAHAGDAEDFVAANPVQQAKLLEAWAAQPDPARIELINALQQGELTVDGQPKTLRLNNRLRGLIDTAMASHQLLAVDAKIRLSAAQQLQKSAKPAQLKFLDQQLAGEKDQSVHAALSLALANLQLVDSDPSVRLAAVRLLGETGDPLARTRLEGLLEPGVETDANVRTAAETSLAQVKRKLLIGEILGQAFSGMSLGSILLLAALGLAITFGLLGVINMAHGEMLMLGAYSTYVVQLMFQRYAPQAIEFYPLIALPVAFFVTAAIGMALERTVIRHLYGRPLETLLATWGISLMLIQLVRLLFGAQNVEVANPAWLSGGIQVLPNLVLPYNRIVIIAFALFVVVLTWLLLNKTRLGLNVRAVTQNRNMAACCGVPTGRVDMLAFGLGSGIAGLGGVALSQIGNVGPDLGQSYIIDSFLVVVLGGVGQLAGSVLAAFGLGIANKILEPQIGAVLGKILILALIILFIQKRPQGLFALKGRVID
- the urtE gene encoding urea ABC transporter ATP-binding subunit UrtE, whose amino-acid sequence is MLQVDKLHQYYGGSHILRGLSFEVKVGEVTCLLGRNGVGKTTLLKCLMGLLPAKEGAVNWEGKPITSFKPHQRVHAGIAYVPQGREIFGRLTVEENLLMGLSRFPGSEAKEVPSFIYELFPVLLQMKQRRGGDLSGGQQQQLAIGRALASRPRLLILDEPTEGIQPSVIKEIGAVIKQLAARGDMAILLVEQFYDFAAELADQYLVMSRGEIVQQGRGENMEAEGVRGLVTI